From Malus sylvestris chromosome 1, drMalSylv7.2, whole genome shotgun sequence:
gagccctttaatctcctgtttgagactcatcacttcagccgccaatgattcaacttggcgggttcgagcaaataggcgttgggccatgttagacacagaacctgcacactgaacactgagagccagagaatccttaacagccaactcatcagaccgtttggaaagtagtctgttatctttgggagtgagaaggttcctggccactaccgcagcggtcatatcattcttcatcacggaatccccaacagtaagaggaccagtaggggagacgaaggatgggcgccatatgttgtctggataaggcgtggctgccttttcaacaaggttcaagtcaaaacgacggtcggaggggtcagacattttcaaaggtgttgaagagagaagaggtcggacaaatcaagatcttagaagtgcaagaatggagcttctactggtggagattcaagtgtgctttggaacttaatgccagcctctataaaaatctgcactcgacgaagcttcagaaatcgaagaggcgtttgctttctcaaaagctgggctgctcagagaccacgagacgtttgctttctcaaaagttgggctgctcaaagaccacgaaggccgatctcagaaatcgaagaggcttgctttctcaaaagctaggctgctcagagaccacgagggccgatctcagaaatcgaagaggcacctacttttccagccttgtcagcacctgtcagctttgcggaaattatgggcattatgtcgaagatttctggtgaagtagaaagcacatgaatcttactgttcaatcacctacttcccacacgcaacattagctcatgggtaccacatataactttgccaaagttctctgacaaagttgagacacgtgaagcttgcagctcccactacaccgctctgaccaagaagggtaaaagaatagcaaagaaacagcactaacaaagtttagacacataaattttgaaggtctagctaccatattattacccacaagggtaaaggaacagtaccactgctggataattggaaagtccctgtgtgtcaacctctgtgcttcgtggcaagatagactagcaaacatgcccaaccttttctcacattcgagaaaacactcccaacaagattgcgtgctccaaaatcgaagaggcaccgccctccgaatctcgagagccagactcccaacatgattactttctcaaatatcgaagagacaccgctctccgaatctcgagagccagacccctagcaggatggctttctcaaaaattgaaaaggcatcgttctccgaatctcgagagccagatctccgactggattgcttgttcgaaaaccgaagaggcaccattttcccaacttcaagagccggatcttcttggataaagcttgtctgtaatctttacacgcaacatcagctttccagataccatagaccactttttcaaagtgctctgacaaagttaaaacatgtgaagctgacagctcccactatcgtgttatgaccaagcagggtaaaggaataacattactacttgttattagggagactcctatatatgttgacctccatccccaacagacaggcagacctgcaaaaatgctcaacccttcctcatatctgagagggcactcccaaagaagcctttcgaaatattcagctttctttccccccgataatacctctgcaaacaagctatactagagcaagaatatcttatatcatcagggttaaaagcaagagtatcccatatcatgttttttccctgtcttttcctttggccttgttcttacctacaagacaaggagaaagagagcaatcagtcagcacttggaatcaagcttccagtcaggaactgactgcttggaaccccttacttgattacttacctggcattgctgtcgagtacttatcttcaacatcttatgcttccagggaagataccgcatctgcctgaggaacatatagggcaagtgagaaggatacaaggaagcatgtggagacaagcgtaacagcacacgtgccgatacatccactactctgtcaaaagcaaaagtatcccatatcagcagggtcgaacgtactatagatttgatggacttgttttgaccctcaaattcttcagtcggccttatactctggaggaaaccagaaaaccctccagcccagttcaagaataagcctgtggaaagttacttcttcaaaagcaaaagtatcccatatcatctcttctcatttttcttctctttatccttcatgctgcctgcaagatagggtgaatgtgaacaatcagccggaactcgaaatcaaagttctgatctgggactgattgcttggagctctgattgcttactttgtctgtcacctctttcagcagatcccctagctcggcgacttggaggactcctactacatggtttgtatcgcgtttgaccaagcccgaaactacaagtaagcttcaagtgaaattgatacattaccttgtgcatctccaccagttaaagataccacccctggatggaggaagagtacttccagagaagatgccacatctacctacgagacagataaggcaagtcaagacgataccacactccggaacttagaagtttcgtgattacgagatcattctcccacaatatttcctaatgtcatttgtactaaatcattcacttgtactcactaaaagagagcttgaacctatgtacttgtgtaaacccttcacaattaatgagaactcctctatttcgtggacgtagccaatatgggtgaaccacgtacatctggtgtttgctttcctatctctatccatttatatacttacccacactaatgaccggagcaatctagcgacgatcacaaaaagcgaccgttttcgctacataagatctatcttgcaagagaacggagaattagatagagatctcaaccatagaatacaagctggatggatgaagtgtaagagtgcatccggcgtgttgtgtgatcgtcgtaggtcactgaagctcaagggaaaattttataggacggcaataaggccagcgatgttgtatgacacagaatgttgggcggtgaagcatcaacacgtacacaaaatgggtgtagcggagataaggatgcttcgtgggatgtgtgggcacacgagaaaggagaagattgtgaatgaggatatccgaggtaaagtaggagtagccgaagttgaaggaaagatgagagaaaatcggttacggtggtttggacatgtgcaaagaaggcctactgacgctccggttcgaagatgtgactacgaaacagaggttcggggccgaaggggtagaggaagacctaggaaaactttggaagagaccctaagaaaagacttagagtacttggatctaacggaagacatgacacaaaatcgagcgcaatggcgttctaggattcatatagccgaccccacttagtgggaaaaggctttgtt
This genomic window contains:
- the LOC126585385 gene encoding uncharacterized protein LOC126585385, coding for MKCKSASGVLCDRRRSLKLKGKFYRTAIRPAMLYDTECWAVKHQHVHKMGVAEIRMLRGMCGHTRKEKIVNEDIRGKVGVAEVEGKMRENRLRWFGHVQRRPTDAPVRRCDYETEVRGRRGRGRPRKTLEETLRKDLEYLDLTEDMTQNRAQWRSRIHIADPT